The following coding sequences are from one Ornithodoros turicata isolate Travis chromosome 1, ASM3712646v1, whole genome shotgun sequence window:
- the LOC135377557 gene encoding D-ribitol-5-phosphate cytidylyltransferase-like, translating into MDLTVSVILPAAGSGERMCLTTPKQFCEVKGKSLICHTVEAFLKNDWISKIVVVFPSVVPPTLARCLNEPELTHSKVEIIPGGVTRHRSIFNGIDHLKQSSPNVVIVHDGVRPFVPEEILKQLVQEANLHGAAGPVVPLVSTVLKMDSEGFLEETLDRSKYVASEMPQAFKYCVLLDAYNKCTKDDFDHGTECLALVHKYCKIKPKLIPGNDQLFKVTYLRDLYAVSGILENNRD; encoded by the exons ATGGACCTCACTGTAAGTGTGATTCTACCAGCAGCCGGCTCTGGTGAAAGGATGTGCCTTACAACACCCAAGCAGTTTTGCGAGGTGAAAGGAAAATCGTTAATCTGTCACACTGTTGAAGCATTCCTAAAAAATGACTGGATCTCAAAAATAGTCGTCGTGTTCCCGTCTGTTGTACCGCCTACACTGGCGCGTTGTTTAAACGAGCCAGAATTGACACACAGTAAAGTGGAGATCATACCTGGAGGTGTTACACGTCACAGATCTATCTTCAACGGAATCGATCATCTCAAACAGAGCTCGCCGAACGTTGTTATCGTCCACGATGGCGTCAGGCCGTTCGTCCCTGAAGAG ATCTTAAAGCAGCTGGTTCAGGAAGCCAACTTGCATGGAGCAGCAGGCCCAGTTGTTCCTCTAGTATCAACTGTGCTCAAGATGGACAGTGAAGGTTTCCTCGAAGAAACACTAGACAGGTCAAAATATGTTGCCAGTGAGATGCCACAGGCTTTTAAATACTGTGTCCTACTTGATGCTTACAACAAATGCACGAAGGACGATTTCGATCATGGCACTGAATGTCTCGCTTTGGTACATAAATATTGCAAGATCAAACCTAAGCTAATACCTGGCAACGACCAGCTGTTTAAGGTTACATACTTGAGAGATCTGTATGCAGTATCTGGCATTTTAGAAAACAACAGGGACTAG